One Setaria viridis chromosome 3, Setaria_viridis_v4.0, whole genome shotgun sequence DNA window includes the following coding sequences:
- the LOC117848625 gene encoding uncharacterized protein, whose product MDKTASVVLDIEGLPQPPDKCCSGSPKMIRALSRKGSNRMERRGGEEQEQEDLAKKLIIKVVPSQLDQPLVQNKALVAPHYTPCTPVLIDSGEGRSKRFNRFTSINPRKILLFFATLSSMGTTILIYFTLGINSKAEA is encoded by the exons ATGGACAAAACTGCCAGTGTGGTATTGGATATTGAGGGCCTGCCTCAACCACCTGATAAATGCTGCTCTGGAAGTCCCAAAATGATT AGAGCCCTGTCGCGTAAGGGTTCAAATCGCATGGAGAGGAGGGGTGGTGAAGAGCAGGAGCAAGAGGATTTGGCAAAAAAACTTATCATCAAAG TTGTACCATCTCAACTGGATCAGCCCCTGGTTCAGAACAAGGCTCTGGTTGCTCCTCACTATACTCCCTGCACACCTGTTCTTATCGATTCTGGTGAAGGAAGGAGCAAAAGATTTAACCGGTTCACATCAATCAACCCTCGGAAAATTCTTCTCTTCTTTGCAACGCT GTCGAGCATGGGGACGACGATCCTGATATACTTCACGCTGGGGATCAACAGCAAAGCGGAGGCTTAG
- the LOC117848623 gene encoding uncharacterized protein: protein MASPRESKSMCLKRKLVEDRLSKECKSRRVKAENGPSFDSSAKRCNCCCIRPNLANDCVNFLKSGVPNRIMYYKQGSWHNFPEQIMKFLIEEFSGNKSSVVSVLDDEPILIDFLSMTMVNLKSRKQRSVAWIDDTSKCFSPSLFFDEESNGMVKGDAANVQGTAQGIMLDKAVNSPPEVVKQVVVESSQKPSVADILRKKIIYVERGSKDFLFVQDLFLSGMGPFAKPDNLLHAYRYSPNDITAQCRLQAFEKQIMSTKEERGDANVRYGWLGSRKNDIVRILINGLGTTGKPADKSDLSSGVYLSPEDRTFTSVGLCDVDEKGVQHILLCQVILGNMEAVEPGSQEFFPSSDVYDSGVDDCLNPKCYVMWPSHLSTHMRLEYLVSFKLAPDVRSYLLHLKGLWFRPSPKEVAVDISTLQPAPCEIGEAPTTPWISFKVLFGLVQDNISSIARELLFHHYEEFKESKITREEMVKKMMIIVGQKILLEALDKLHYCPSLWYKSSVKAVPSDPARMTAAEHDPARTAAEQLSLDGTSRDCSLTLSGNHFDSYAPNAVAEHSAALSTKGCSALPTDMVPKGHDCPAQSAVPKFSSSAGAKSPGSQGVEPKCRDSPSRQVMSLGNSATRCARYQDPIVTRMPPISRDGLLRMTSGISASPGMEVCNSVAPTTGLPGCASLARINTSKSHGIMAPGFAPSPKGCESVVPSLALGNSKGVGAKCLNSAPVTPGGQEFLSLSIASQNPVPCSVKGPDGSASAARPPPYAPGRGHSPSVSPGVHDSLTLSITAKGHSPSASRAEPKLYDSPTAAPMPESHGSQDMDVDNKVHNAPTPITGEPKDQAAQNKLPGSGLEASSVRAADTLIALSTPREKGEH, encoded by the exons ATGGCTTCTCCACGAGAGTCCAAATCCATGTGCTTGAAGCGCAAACTTGTGGAAGATCGCCTGTCGAAAGAGTGCAAATCTCGTCGCGTCAAAGCAGAGAATGGCCCCTCATTTGATTCATCTGCCAAGCGATGCAACTGCTGCTGCATACGACCTAACCTTGCCAATGATTGTGTCAATTTCCTGAAGAGTGGAGTCCCAAACCGTATCATGTATTACAAACAAGGTTCCTGGCATAATTTTCCTGAGCAAATAATGAAGTTCCTGATTGAAGAATTCAGTGGCAATAAATCAAGTGTTGTTTCTGTGTTGGATGATGAGCCTATTCTAATTGATTTCTTGTCAATGACCATGGTCAACCTAAAATCCAGAAAGCAGCGATCTGTTGCTTGGATCGATGATACTAGCAAATgtttttctccttctctcttctttGATGAGGAATCTAATGGTATGGTCAAAGGTGATGCTGCTAATGTCCAGGGAACTGCACAGGGAATTATGTTGGATAAGGCTGTGAATTCTCCACCTGAAGTGGTGAAGCAAGTTGTCGTTGAATCTAGCCAGAAACCTTCCGTTGCAGATATATTACGCAAGAAGATCATATATGTGGAAAGAGGAAGCAAAGATTTTCTATTTGTCCAGGACCTTTTCCTCTCTGGTATGGGCCCATTTGCAAAACCGGACAATCTACTTCATGCCTACCGCTACTCTCCGAATGATATAACTGCACAGTGTAGACTTCAAGCTTTTGAAAAACAGATAATGTCCACCAAAGAAGAACGTGGCGATGCAAATGTAAGATATGGATGGCTAGGATCAAGGAAGAATGACATAGTCAGGATTCTAATTAATGGTTTGGGTACCACTGGAAAACCTGCTGATAAATCAGATTTAAGTTCTGGTGTTTATCTTTCACCAGAAGACCGAACATTTACCAG TGTCGGTCTTTGTGATGTTGACGAAAAAGGCGTGCAGCATATATTGCTGTGCCAAGTGATATTGGGAAACATGGAAGCTGTGGAGCCTGGATCACAGGAGTTTTTTCCAAGCAGCGACGTATATGATTCTGGTGTCGATGATTGCCTGAACCCAAAGTGTTACGTGATGTGGCCATCACACCTAAGCACTCACATGCGTCTAGAATATCTTGTTAGTTTCAAGCTTGCCCCGGATGTTCGAA GTTATTTACTTCACTTGAAAGGCTTATGGTTTCGCCCATCTCCAAAGGAAGTTGCAGTGGATATTTCTACTCTTCAACCT GCTCCGTGCGAAATAGGTGAAGCACCAACTACCCCATGGATATCATTCAAAGTCCTGTTTGGATTAGTTCAAGACAATATATCATCCATAGCAAGGGAACTGCTCTTCCATCACTATGAAGAGTTTAAG GAAAGTAAAATAACTCGTGAAGAAatggtgaagaagatgatgataatAGTTGGACAGAAAATACTTCTGGAAGCTCTGGATAAACTTCATTACTGT CCATCATTATGGTACAAGTCTTCTGTTAAAGCTGTGCCTAGTGATCCTGCAAGGATGACAGCAGCAGAGCACGATCCTGCAAGGACAGCAGCAGAGCAGTTATCCTTGGATGGGACAAGCAGGGATTGTTCATTAACTCTTAGCGGCAACCATTTTGATTCATATGCACCAAATGCTGTGGCTGAACATTCCGCAGCTCTTAGCACCAAAGGATGCAGTGCCCTTCCTACTGATATGGTGCCCAAAGGCCATGACTGCCCAGCACAAAGTGCTGTGCCAAAATTTTCTAGTTCTGCTGGTGCCAAAAGCCCAGGTTCTCAAGGGGTGGAACCCAAATGCAGAGATTCTCCTAGTAGACAAGTAATGTCACTGGGAAACTCTGCAACCCGATGTGCCAGGTATCAAGATCCTATTGTAACAAGAATGCCACCTATAAGTCGCGATGGCCTTTTGAGGATGACTTCTGGAATATCTGCGTCTCCTGGTATGGAAGTTTGCAATTCTGTTGCACCAACCACAGGGCTTCCTGGTTGTGCTTCTTTAGCACGAATTAATACTTCAAAGAGCCATGGGATTATGGCTCCAGGTTTTGCTCCTAGTCCTAAGGGCTGTGAATCTGTTGTGCCAAGCTTGGCACTTGGAAACTCAAAAGGTGTAGGTGCCAAATGCCTCAATTCTGCACCGGTGACACCTGGAGGTCAGGAATTTCTTTCACTGAGCATTGCATCACAAAACCCCGTGCCTTGTTCAGTGAAAGGCCCAGATGGTTCAGCATCGGCTGCCAGACCTCCACCCTATGCACCAG GGCGTGGACATTCCCCATCTGTGAGCCCTGGGGTCCATGATTCCCTCACACTGAGTATAACAGCAAAAGGCcacagtccatctgcatcgagAGCAGAGCCAAAGCTCTATGATTCTCCAACAGCTGCTCCAATGCCAGAAAGCCATGGCTCTCAGGACATGGATGTGGACAACAAGGTTCATAATGCTCCCACACCAA TAACTGGGGAGCCGAAAGACCAGGCTGCACAGAATAAGCTACCCGGGTCAGGCCTTGAAGCTAGCAGCGTTCGTGCAGCGGATACCCTCATCGCCCTATCAACTCCGCGAGAGAAGGGCGAGCACTAG